One Primulina huaijiensis isolate GDHJ02 chromosome 5, ASM1229523v2, whole genome shotgun sequence DNA segment encodes these proteins:
- the LOC140977696 gene encoding uncharacterized protein, with the protein MSYTTEVQIWNNAAFDNGYSEDLTSNRPSWGSLKSKFENPKASFDSVSGKENQGSFLENQIPSVSSSLVSSTTTPFKPINTDGALEKSRIKGVLKKDGVENKVPKRDNGKEIRDDKKIDEEIKEVENEISRLSSKLEALRLERMEMSLRVSEKRGRVVPAKFMDQKQSVFAKNAEENKKVDEISSTIGKSRRGVSLGPSEIVSGVRRGISMGPSEIFGSMKLKRLGKQEMITPSQSRRKSCFFKLQEIDEEKVVEKESVKGSSVSPKSKKVAFKNQVLPRQAVTTIASRKGIKKEDGIISSIQPKKLFKEAEILVNKKPLKPGRVVASRYNQNNSQASVMRKRSFPEIDKDDTKRCEKKRSISAGKSRLETDETKNLGSESLVKKQWEIPSEIVVHRNLEDNEKSPHSMGVVPNLLPRIRIARCMNESPRDSGPAKRVAELTGKNSYFRDTDGEMEPSICQALNYAEEDQMS; encoded by the coding sequence ATGAGTTATACTACTGAGGTACAGATTTGGAACAACGCTGCGTTTGACAATGGATATTCTGAAGATTTGACGTCGAATAGACCCTCGTGGGGTTCATTAAAGTCGAAATTCGAGAATCCGAAAGCTTCTTTTGATTCAGTTTCTGGTAAGGAAAATCAAGGTTCGTTTCTGGAGAATCAGATCCCCTCCGTATCATCTTCCCTAGTGTCGTCAACTACTACGCCCTTTAAGCCAATTAACACAGACGGGGCTTTGgagaaatcaagaattaaagGAGTTCTGAAGAAGGATGGTGTAGAAAACAAGGTGCCGAAACGTGACAATGGAAAGGAGATTCGTGATGATAAGAAAATTGATGAGGAAATTAAAGAGGTTGAAAATGAAATCAGTAGGTTGAGTTCAAAATTGGAAGCGTTGAGATTGGAAAGAATGGAGATGAGCCTGCGGGTTTCGGAGAAGAGAGGTAGAGTGGTGCCCGCAAAGTTTATGGATCAGAAACAAAGCGTTTTTGCTAAGAATGCAGAAGAGAATAAAAAGGTTGATGAAATCTCATCAACAATTGGAAAATCAAGAAGAGGGGTTAGTTTGGGCCCATCAGAAATCGTGTCCGGAGTTCGAAGAGGGATCAGTATGGGGCCATCCGAGATTTTTGGATCAATGAAATTGAAGCGACTAGGCAAGCAAGAGATGATCACCCCTTCTCAGAGTAGAAGAAAATCTTGTTTTTTCAAGCTCCAAGAAATAGATGAAGAAAAGGTGGTCGAAAAGGAAAGTGTAAAAGGTTCAAGTGTAAGTCCCAAATCGAAGAAAGTTGCTTTCAAGAATCAAGTTCTGCCTAGGCAGGCCGTAACCACAATTGCATCCAGAAAGGGTATCAAGAAAGAAGATGGAATTATCAGCTCAATTCAGCCGAAGAAACTGTTCAAAGAGGCCgaaattttggtaaataagaAGCCACTCAAGCCAGGAAGAGTTGTGGCTAGCCGCTACAATCAAAATAACAGCCAAGCTTCTGTCATGAGAAAGAGGTCTTTCCCAGAGATCGACAAGGATGATACCAAACGGTGTGAAAAGAAACGTTCGATATCAGCTGGGAAATCTCGCTTGGAAACAGATGAAACCAAGAATTTAGGGAGCGAATCCCTGGTTAAGAAGCAGTGGGAAATTCCTAGTGAGATTGTAGTTCACAGAAACCTTGAAGATAATGAAAAGTCTCCCCACTCCATGGGGGTGGTTCCAAATTTGCTTCCAAGAATCAGGATCGCTCGTTGCATGAATGAGAGCCCTCGGGATTCTGGACCTGCTAAACGGGTGGCTGAATTGACAGGGAAGAACTCATATTTCCGTGATACTGATGGGGAGATGGAGCCATCAATCTGTCAAGCCCTTAATTACGCAGAAGAAGATCAAAtgagttaa